In Rhizophagus irregularis chromosome 19, complete sequence, the following are encoded in one genomic region:
- a CDS encoding proteasome regulatory particle subunit variant 2, whose amino-acid sequence MLPTTNPITISQNTTVIVHPLVLLSVVDHYNRVAKSTKKRVLGVLLGQNNNKTVNVANSFAVPFEEDERDPSVWFLDHNYVEAMNDMFKKVNAREKMIGWYHSGPKLRASDLEINELFKRYTPNPVLVIVDVEPKDIGIPTDAYFAIEEIKDDGTATTKTFMHVPSQIDAEESEEIGVEHLLRDIKDNAVGTLSTRVTDQLNSLKGLQSRLEEIREYLQKVVNRQLPINHQIIYNLQDIFNLLPNLNVTDTVKSFSVKTNDQLLVKLFNQLKKKRRKKIKLKRKTQKKVLRSRKEKNKVLSCRISFVIKFIYDFVLCLVN is encoded by the exons atgttACCTACCACTAATCCAATAACGATCTCTCAGAATACCACAGTGATTGTTCATCCTTTGGTACTTTTGTCTGTGGTTGATCATTATAATCGTGTAGCTAAAAGTACTAAAAAACGTGTCTTAGGGGTTCTTTTAGGacaaaacaataataaaactgTCAACGTAGCGAATAGTTTTGCTG tACCCTTTGAAGAAGATGAAAGAGATCCATCTGTTTGGTTTTTGGATCATAATTATGTTGAAGCCATGAATGATATGTTTAAGAAAGTTAATG CTAGGGAAAAGATGATTGGATGGTATCATAGTGGACCTAAACTTCGCGCATCAGACTtggaaattaatgaattatttaaaagatatacTCCAAATCCAGTTTTAGTTATTGTAGATGTAGAACCAAAAGATATAGGCATACCCACTGATGCTTATTTTGCTATCGAAGAAATCAAAGAT gaTGGAACAGCTACTACTAAGACATTTATGCATGTTCCTTCACAAATTGATGCAGAAGAATCAGAAGAAATAGGTGTAGAACATCTTTTACGTGATATTAAGGATAATGCAGTTGGTACATTATCAACTCGTGTTACAGatcaattaaattctttaaaaggCTTACAATCTCGTCTTGAAGAAATTCgagaatatttacaaaaagttGTAAATCGCCAGTTGCCAATtaatcatcaaataatttataatcttcaagatatttttaatttattaccaaatcTTAATGTCACTGATACTGTCAAATCATTTTCTGTAAAAACAAATGatcaattatta GTGAAACTGTTCAACcaattgaagaagaaaagaaggaagaaaataaagttaaagagAAAGACACAAAAGAAGGTGCTGAGGTCaaggaaggaaaaaaataaagttttgtcTTGTAGAATttcatttgttattaaatttatatatgattttgtATTATGTTTGGTCAATTAA
- a CDS encoding proteasome regulatory particle subunit — protein MLPTTNPITISQNTTVIVHPLVLLSVVDHYNRVAKSTKKRVLGVLLGQNNNKTVNVANSFAVPFEEDERDPSVWFLDHNYVEAMNDMFKKVNAREKMIGWYHSGPKLRASDLEINELFKRYTPNPVLVIVDVEPKDIGIPTDAYFAIEEIKDDGTATTKTFMHVPSQIDAEESEEIGVEHLLRDIKDNAVGTLSTRVTDQLNSLKGLQSRLEEIREYLQKVVNRQLPINHQIIYNLQDIFNLLPNLNVTDTVKSFSVKTNDQLLVIYLSSLIRAVIALHNLINNKIENLKGETVQPIEEEKKEENKVKEKDTKEGAEVKEGKK, from the exons atgttACCTACCACTAATCCAATAACGATCTCTCAGAATACCACAGTGATTGTTCATCCTTTGGTACTTTTGTCTGTGGTTGATCATTATAATCGTGTAGCTAAAAGTACTAAAAAACGTGTCTTAGGGGTTCTTTTAGGacaaaacaataataaaactgTCAACGTAGCGAATAGTTTTGCTG tACCCTTTGAAGAAGATGAAAGAGATCCATCTGTTTGGTTTTTGGATCATAATTATGTTGAAGCCATGAATGATATGTTTAAGAAAGTTAATG CTAGGGAAAAGATGATTGGATGGTATCATAGTGGACCTAAACTTCGCGCATCAGACTtggaaattaatgaattatttaaaagatatacTCCAAATCCAGTTTTAGTTATTGTAGATGTAGAACCAAAAGATATAGGCATACCCACTGATGCTTATTTTGCTATCGAAGAAATCAAAGAT gaTGGAACAGCTACTACTAAGACATTTATGCATGTTCCTTCACAAATTGATGCAGAAGAATCAGAAGAAATAGGTGTAGAACATCTTTTACGTGATATTAAGGATAATGCAGTTGGTACATTATCAACTCGTGTTACAGatcaattaaattctttaaaaggCTTACAATCTCGTCTTGAAGAAATTCgagaatatttacaaaaagttGTAAATCGCCAGTTGCCAATtaatcatcaaataatttataatcttcaagatatttttaatttattaccaaatcTTAATGTCACTGATACTGTCAAATCATTTTCTGTAAAAACAAATGatcaattattagtaatttatttgtcttCTTTAATTCGTGCTGTTATTGCTCTtcacaatttaattaataacaaaatcGAAAATCTTAAAGGTGAAACTGTTCAACcaattgaagaagaaaagaaggaagaaaataaagttaaagagAAAGACACAAAAGAAGGTGCTGAGGTCaaggaaggaaaaaaataa
- a CDS encoding tRNA (guanine-N(7)-)-methyltransferase → MSAKLPQKRYFRQRAHSNPFSDHYLEYPLNPAHMDWSAHYPEFFTSKSDNIQVPNIISQPSIQKKVEFADLGCGYGGLLVALSTLFPDVLMLGMEIRVKVEEYVRERINALRLQNPNQYQNISIIRMNAMKFLPNFFEKGQLSKMFFLFPDPHFKNRKHKARIITTQLLSEYAYVLRVGGIIYTITDVKDLHEWMVKHLDDHPLFERIPDDELERDPVVPHVRTATEEGKKVERNNGDKFLACYRRIADEDSSED, encoded by the exons ATGTCAGCTAAACTTCCCCAG AAACGATACTTTCGGCAACGAGCTCATTCGAACCCATTTTCGGATCATTACCTtgaata ccCATTAAATCCCGCTCATATGGATTGGTCCGCACATTATCCAGAATTCTTTACTTCAAAGAGCGACAATATTCAAGTTCCTAATATAATAAGCCAGCcatcaattcaaaaaaaagttgaatttGCTGACCTTGGTTGTGGATATGGTGGCTTGTTAGTCGCGCTATCAACTTTATTTCCCGATGTTTTAATGTTAG GTATGGAAATTCGAGTGAAAGTTGAAGAATACGTTCGCGAACGAATTAATGCATTAAGATTACAAAATCCCAATCAATATCAGAACATATCCATCATAAGAATGAATGCTATGAAATTCTTACCAAATTTCTTTGAGAAAGGTCAG TTGTCAAAaatgttctttttatttcccgatccacattttaaaaatagaaagcATAAGGCTAGGATTATCAC GACTCAATTATTATCAGAATATGCTTACGTTTTACGTGTTGGTGGTATAATTTATACGATAACAGATGTCAAAGACTTGCATGAATGGATGGTTAAGCATTTAGATGACCATCCACTCTTTGAGCGCATTCCAGACGACGAATTG GAAAGGGATCCTGTTGTTCCACATGTTCGAACTGCGACAGAAGAAGGTAAAAAAGTAGAACGAAATAATGGAGACAAGTTTTTAGCATGTTATAGAAGAATTGCGGATGAAGATTCAAGCGAAGATTAA
- a CDS encoding ribose-5-phosphate isomerase rki1 produces the protein MLTLSEAKKLAAYKAVDENITSEKKIIGIGSGSTVVYVIERIIQLKDSLNKENIYIPTSFQSRLLITEGGLNLGDIDTYPELDVTIDGADEVDENLNAIKGGGACHLREKLVAEAAKKFIIVADYSKRSTTLGEKWKQGVPIEVIPFAYLRVMNSLKVLGCENPILRMAKAKAGPVISDNGNFVIDAYFGLIKQPKELLEKIKLLTGVVEVGLFVNMAKCAYFGNEDGSISIT, from the exons atgctcaCATTAAGTGAAGCCAAGAAGTTAGCGGCATATAAAGCAGTAGATGAAAATATTactagtgaaaaaaaaatcattgggATAGGTTCAGGAAGTACTGTAGTATATGTAATAGAAAGAATAATACAACTCAAAGATTcgttaaataaagaaaatatttatatacctACTAGTTTTCAAAGTAGATTATTAATTACCGAAGGTGGATTAAATTTGGGTGATATTGATAC GTATCCAGAACTTGACGTGACAATTGATGGAGCTGATGAG GTCGATGAAAATTTGAATGCGATCAAAGGAGGAGGAGCATGTCATCTTCGAGAGAAGTTAGTTGCAGAAGCGgcaaagaaatttataattgtagCAGATTATTCTAAGCGTTCAACTACGCTCGGTGAAaaa TGGAAACAAGGAGTACCAATTGAAGTTATTCCATTTGCATATCTACGAGTAATGAACTCGTTAAAAGTATTAGGATGTGAAAATCCTATTCTACGTATGGCAAAAGCAAAAGCAGGACCCGTTATAAGTGATAATGGTAATTTTGTTATTGATGCATACTTTGGATTAATTAAACAAccaaaagaattattagaaaaaattaaattattaactggTGTGGTCGAAGTTggattatttgttaatatggCAAAATGTGCATATTTTGGTAATGAAGATGGAAGTATTAGTATTACTtaa